From the Borrelia puertoricensis genome, one window contains:
- a CDS encoding NAD(P)/FAD-dependent oxidoreductase: MEYEFAVIGGGIAGSTLTYEILRRKKSVILFDNGAEKATTVAGGLINPIMGRKMNIAWREPEIFTFAIQYYKEMEKNINCDFLKENPIFRPFTTKTQKDELIAKIKNDENIKDFITEIKNGKIHDFSNDNDGGILIKGAIMNTNLYIQTLKKYFTKYKAYIEAEINEDEIKTNDKSFIINEFKFKKLILTRGYKEKIARLFSYLPFKLAKGEILIIEIQGLNLKEIYNRHVSLIPLQDNKFYLGGTYEWKTLDISTNEWAKKELLNKLKKITNLNYKVIQHKAHIRPSTVDREPFLGEHPKYKNIFILNGFGTRGISMAAYLSKKILDYIENKSNLPTYYDIKRYENLYNSLK; the protein is encoded by the coding sequence ATGGAATATGAATTTGCAGTCATTGGTGGTGGCATTGCCGGGAGTACTTTAACTTATGAAATACTTCGAAGAAAAAAAAGTGTGATTCTCTTTGACAATGGAGCTGAGAAAGCAACAACTGTAGCAGGAGGGCTTATTAACCCTATTATGGGAAGAAAAATGAACATTGCTTGGAGAGAACCTGAAATTTTCACATTTGCAATTCAATACTACAAAGAAATGGAAAAAAATATTAACTGTGATTTCTTAAAAGAAAATCCTATTTTCAGACCATTTACCACAAAAACACAAAAAGATGAACTGATTGCAAAAATCAAAAATGATGAGAATATAAAAGACTTCATCACGGAAATAAAAAATGGAAAAATACACGATTTTTCCAATGACAATGATGGGGGCATACTAATAAAGGGTGCAATAATGAATACAAATTTATATATACAAACTCTTAAAAAGTACTTTACAAAGTATAAAGCATACATAGAAGCAGAAATTAATGAAGATGAAATTAAAACAAATGACAAATCTTTTATAATTAATGAATTTAAATTCAAAAAATTAATATTGACAAGAGGATACAAAGAAAAAATTGCAAGGCTTTTTTCATACCTTCCATTTAAACTAGCAAAAGGAGAAATACTTATAATAGAAATACAAGGATTAAATCTTAAAGAAATTTATAATAGGCATGTATCCCTAATACCTCTACAAGATAACAAATTCTACCTTGGCGGAACTTACGAATGGAAAACGTTAGATATAAGCACAAATGAATGGGCAAAAAAAGAATTACTAAACAAGCTTAAAAAGATTACAAACCTAAATTACAAAGTAATACAACACAAAGCGCACATTAGACCCTCTACAGTTGACCGAGAACCCTTTCTTGGTGAACATCCAAAATATAAAAACATATTTATATTAAATGGATTTGGAACACGAGGAATATCAATGGCAGCATATTTATCTAAAAAGATTTTAGATTATATTGAAAACAAGTCTAATCTCCCAACTTATTATGATATTAAAAGATATGAAAATTTATATAATTCCTTAAAATAG
- a CDS encoding ribonuclease Z, which produces MNFNINILGTGGTRPLHNRYLTSVLIEYHGESFLFDCGEATQMSLRKQKISWQKIKMICITHLHADHITGLLGIVMLMAQSGNTRKEPLTIIGPIGIKKYLETNIELLRVHKNYDIIYKEIIINKTESILYEDKKKRIEYIKLKHSIDCIGYLFIEKNKPGKFDTQKAESLNIPKGPIRKKLQEGYEVILNGKKILPSDILGEPQKGLKFAYITDTAYFEKLSTHVKNFNLVIIESTFKNELKEEAKKKLHLTAKLAAKITKEAKVNQTGLIHFSERYTLNKDLCELLNEAKQEYPNGEIFLTKDGMRLKANKDKFIIK; this is translated from the coding sequence TTGAACTTTAATATCAATATTCTTGGCACAGGAGGAACAAGACCACTACACAACAGATATTTAACTTCTGTTTTAATAGAATACCATGGAGAAAGCTTTCTCTTTGACTGCGGAGAAGCTACTCAAATGTCTCTTAGAAAACAAAAAATATCATGGCAAAAAATCAAAATGATTTGTATTACACATTTACATGCCGATCACATCACAGGTTTACTTGGAATAGTAATGTTGATGGCACAAAGTGGCAATACAAGGAAAGAACCTTTAACAATCATTGGACCTATTGGCATTAAAAAATATCTAGAAACAAACATAGAACTTTTACGAGTACACAAAAATTATGACATAATATACAAAGAAATAATAATCAATAAAACAGAATCAATTTTATATGAAGATAAAAAGAAAAGAATAGAATATATAAAACTTAAACACTCAATAGACTGCATCGGATATCTATTTATAGAAAAAAATAAGCCTGGAAAATTTGATACCCAAAAGGCAGAAAGTTTAAACATACCAAAAGGACCTATTAGAAAAAAATTACAGGAAGGATATGAAGTAATACTTAATGGAAAAAAAATATTACCTTCTGACATACTAGGAGAGCCTCAAAAAGGCCTAAAATTTGCATATATTACAGACACGGCTTACTTTGAAAAACTAAGCACACATGTCAAAAATTTCAATTTAGTAATTATTGAGAGTACATTCAAAAACGAATTAAAAGAGGAGGCTAAAAAAAAATTACACTTAACAGCAAAATTAGCAGCAAAAATTACAAAAGAAGCAAAGGTAAATCAAACAGGACTAATCCATTTTAGTGAAAGATATACACTAAATAAAGATCTATGCGAGCTACTAAACGAAGCAAAACAAGAATATCCAAATGGAGAGATATTTTTAACAAAAGATGGAATGAGACTTAAAGCAAATAAAGATAAATTTATTATAAAATAA
- a CDS encoding DUF4340 domain-containing protein yields the protein MDNKKMLLGMKENIKIVIIVILISTFLLGIIFSNQNQVARLLEEKFFTVDFNQTAKIETELDGIITKSGKGWELQYNDIKLPIDDKKVNSMIQDLEKLQKNQLVSRDPKKHKELGIKEKPDFKFFDDKNNLLTEIFIGNSDEGDSRLSYIKNSDSNVYLTNNIFLSYKGNSYNTFSNTKLFDEQNTKIERLSLKVLNKPKKTEEDTIHNDYNISIQDGLYFFNKEILRNEKVLQMIQEFTTDGIEIDKTKINDYDLQYNIEIQWNNKGVNNIDVYFNKDEKNRDILLKRDNDVYYYITNKWTFFDIFNLEKKIKIKDNDPNEANLKDNNDHHDHHH from the coding sequence ATGGACAATAAAAAAATGTTGCTAGGAATGAAAGAAAACATAAAAATAGTAATAATTGTAATATTAATATCCACATTTTTGTTAGGAATAATATTTTCCAATCAAAATCAAGTTGCAAGGCTTCTAGAAGAAAAATTTTTTACAGTAGATTTCAATCAAACTGCAAAAATCGAGACAGAACTTGACGGAATAATTACAAAATCGGGAAAAGGTTGGGAACTTCAATATAACGACATAAAACTTCCAATTGATGACAAAAAAGTCAACTCTATGATCCAAGATCTAGAAAAACTTCAAAAAAATCAACTTGTAAGTAGAGATCCAAAAAAACATAAAGAACTAGGAATAAAAGAAAAGCCAGATTTTAAATTCTTCGACGATAAAAATAATTTGCTAACAGAAATATTTATTGGAAATTCAGACGAAGGGGATTCAAGATTATCTTACATAAAAAACAGTGATTCAAACGTATATTTAACAAACAATATCTTCCTATCTTACAAAGGCAACTCTTACAATACATTCTCAAATACTAAACTTTTTGATGAACAAAACACAAAAATAGAACGTTTATCTCTCAAAGTATTAAATAAGCCAAAAAAAACTGAAGAAGATACAATACACAATGATTATAATATATCTATTCAAGACGGTCTTTACTTCTTCAATAAAGAAATACTACGCAATGAAAAAGTCTTACAAATGATCCAAGAATTCACAACAGATGGTATTGAAATAGATAAAACCAAAATCAACGACTATGATCTCCAATATAATATTGAAATACAATGGAATAACAAAGGTGTTAATAATATTGATGTTTATTTCAATAAAGATGAAAAAAACAGAGACATCCTACTAAAGAGAGATAATGATGTATATTACTATATCACTAACAAGTGGACTTTCTTTGACATATTTAACTTAGAGAAAAAGATAAAAATTAAAGATAATGATCCTAATGAAGCTAATCTAAAAGATAATAACGATCATCATGATCACCACCATTAA
- a CDS encoding septum formation initiator family protein, with protein MSLTKKIMLSTYTGVISYFIITPIFGETGIINYNKLNNNLILMKSHTEKLKEIQKNLTTKYINLQISKPTILKEASKLGYYPKNSIIIKDLDEDENYYQGNFLNIKHTSENKNIGKNFYLISIVISLIFYFLLSYLDKIKF; from the coding sequence ATGTCTTTAACAAAAAAAATTATGTTATCTACTTATACAGGAGTAATAAGTTATTTTATAATTACACCAATCTTTGGAGAGACAGGGATTATTAATTACAACAAATTAAATAATAATCTAATTTTAATGAAAAGCCATACTGAAAAATTAAAAGAAATACAAAAAAACTTAACAACAAAGTACATTAATTTGCAAATATCTAAACCAACAATTCTAAAAGAAGCTAGTAAATTAGGATATTATCCTAAAAATTCCATAATCATAAAGGATCTTGATGAAGATGAAAACTACTACCAAGGCAATTTTTTAAATATAAAACACACATCAGAAAACAAAAACATAGGCAAAAATTTTTACTTAATCTCAATAGTAATTTCACTAATATTTTACTTTTTATTAAGTTATCTAGACAAAATAAAATTTTAA
- a CDS encoding nucleoside triphosphate pyrophosphohydrolase family protein yields MKLNEYQIKAKQTAKYKNKKEELILTTLGLAGETGEVVEKIKKLGRDKEYILDDEYLLAIKKELGDVLWYISNLSNNLGITLEDVAITNLEKLKKRHENGTINGEGDER; encoded by the coding sequence ATGAAATTAAATGAATATCAAATAAAGGCTAAACAAACTGCTAAATATAAAAATAAAAAGGAAGAACTAATCTTAACAACCCTTGGGCTTGCTGGAGAGACAGGTGAAGTTGTAGAGAAAATAAAAAAACTAGGTCGTGATAAAGAATATATCCTTGATGATGAATATCTATTGGCAATTAAGAAAGAACTTGGTGATGTGTTATGGTACATTTCAAATTTAAGTAATAATCTTGGAATAACACTTGAAGATGTTGCTATTACAAATTTAGAAAAATTAAAAAAAAGACATGAAAACGGCACAATTAATGGCGAAGGCGATGAAAGATAA
- a CDS encoding ABC transporter ATP-binding protein, producing MINAKNITKTYGSFAALFNVSFKVNEGEVLGILGPNGAGKSTLIKILTSFHYPNKGNVKIFGKDITENSKEILQNVGYIPEKLTLYPELSVKEYLNFISEIKGVKNPKKEIDKAIGIFKLEGVQNKLISALSKGFKQRVGIAGAIINNPKLVILDEPTNGLDPNQIIEFKEFLKELTKTSTILFSSHILSEVESICKRIIIINNGEIIADDTKENIVKNRLKETELDLIIYKDSGTTKEHLSNNDIFTSIKIEEYETEINVSLRLAPDKTEKELFNYVVSKGMIIKAMIPKHESLEKIFSKLTKEKK from the coding sequence ATGATAAATGCAAAGAATATCACTAAAACATATGGCTCATTTGCAGCTCTCTTTAATGTAAGCTTCAAAGTTAACGAAGGAGAGGTTCTTGGAATACTTGGTCCAAATGGAGCAGGAAAATCGACATTAATCAAAATTCTAACATCATTTCATTATCCAAATAAGGGCAATGTAAAAATTTTCGGAAAAGATATTACAGAAAATTCAAAAGAAATATTGCAAAATGTAGGATACATACCTGAAAAACTGACTCTTTATCCTGAATTATCTGTTAAAGAGTATTTAAATTTTATATCAGAAATCAAAGGTGTTAAAAATCCAAAAAAAGAAATAGATAAGGCAATAGGTATTTTTAAGCTTGAAGGTGTCCAAAACAAACTAATATCGGCACTATCAAAAGGATTTAAGCAAAGAGTAGGCATAGCTGGTGCTATAATCAATAATCCCAAACTTGTAATACTTGATGAACCTACAAATGGGCTTGATCCAAACCAAATTATAGAATTTAAAGAATTTTTAAAAGAACTTACAAAAACTAGTACAATACTGTTTTCTTCTCACATTTTAAGCGAAGTTGAATCAATTTGTAAAAGAATAATTATTATTAATAATGGAGAAATTATTGCTGATGATACTAAGGAAAATATAGTTAAAAACAGACTTAAAGAAACTGAGCTAGATCTCATTATTTATAAAGATTCTGGAACAACAAAAGAACATTTAAGTAACAATGACATATTTACCTCAATTAAAATAGAAGAGTACGAGACAGAAATAAATGTTTCATTAAGACTTGCACCTGATAAAACTGAAAAAGAACTTTTTAATTATGTTGTAAGTAAAGGAATGATAATAAAAGCAATGATTCCAAAACATGAAAGTTTAGAAAAAATATTTAGTAAACTAACAAAGGAGAAAAAATAA
- a CDS encoding ATP-dependent Clp protease proteolytic subunit, with protein MDFKDMKMQTEIQQSLEFVLKSRSIVITGEINKDTSKLFQERILFLEASDCNKPIFVYIDSEGGDIDAGFAIFNMIRFVKPKVFTIGVGLVASAGALIFLAADSKSRFSLPHARYLLHQPLSGFKGVATDIEIYTNELNKVKSELNDIIAKETGQELDKVEKDTDRDFWLGSKSAMKYGLVFKIVTTRLELEEFIS; from the coding sequence ATGGATTTTAAAGATATGAAGATGCAAACAGAAATACAGCAGTCATTGGAGTTTGTATTAAAGAGTAGATCAATAGTTATTACAGGGGAGATTAATAAAGATACTTCTAAGTTATTTCAGGAAAGAATATTATTTTTGGAAGCATCAGATTGCAATAAACCGATATTTGTTTACATTGACTCGGAGGGTGGTGATATTGATGCTGGGTTTGCTATTTTTAACATGATACGTTTTGTAAAGCCTAAGGTTTTTACAATTGGAGTTGGACTTGTGGCAAGTGCTGGTGCTTTAATTTTTTTGGCTGCAGATTCAAAGAGTAGATTTTCTTTACCTCATGCGAGATATTTATTGCATCAACCTTTAAGTGGTTTTAAAGGAGTTGCTACAGATATTGAAATTTATACAAATGAACTTAATAAAGTTAAGAGTGAACTTAATGATATTATTGCAAAAGAGACGGGTCAGGAACTTGATAAGGTTGAAAAAGATACCGATAGAGATTTTTGGTTAGGTAGTAAATCTGCAATGAAATATGGTCTTGTCTTTAAAATTGTTACAACTAGACTTGAGCTTGAAGAATTTATTTCTTAG
- a CDS encoding Gldg family protein, whose translation MKNKHKEILNLTLNLTIIFLLFCNISIFIFKIDFTKNRAFTISKVTKDLISNANENIYITYYNSASLGNYFAFPEQIKNFLTSFADSSSGKVIYREIDADKLTTPLEQIGIPSQQIDLREINQLSILKIYSGIEIIYEGKREVLPIVTEISNLEYDLASSLDKLINNTKKVLGLVFGDAKLKATHKNFIEIMQKAFKTEVKEINPNNEELKDINGLFIIGSKEINGETLRKIDEFIVNNGKVLFTTSKIDYNPQNPYNTTSIKSELFNLIESYGIKYNDNIILDKKAPSLFLGGNFQTYYPWILIDKSNIIDLGNPLLKNFYDAIIPWGNSIDLIETKNNGDIKYLPLFASSKESWQINDEEVASIAMHSFNVPKTFEKEDKQKILGYSVEGQIKSFYKDKKSENSKIILLGSSMIFSDYMYNGSPSNFELAGRISDYLMQKEAFFSIKSREVRSKLKFINSSKEMLNAKFSLIIINLIILPIAIIIFGLIRFTKKRRIN comes from the coding sequence ATGAAAAATAAACATAAAGAGATTCTAAATTTAACCTTAAATCTTACAATAATATTTTTGCTCTTTTGCAACATATCTATTTTTATTTTTAAAATAGATTTTACTAAAAACAGAGCTTTTACAATTTCTAAAGTTACAAAAGATTTGATTTCAAATGCAAATGAAAACATATATATTACTTACTATAATTCTGCAAGTCTTGGAAATTATTTTGCATTTCCAGAACAAATAAAAAACTTTCTAACAAGCTTTGCTGATTCTTCAAGCGGAAAAGTAATTTATAGAGAAATAGATGCTGACAAATTAACCACTCCTTTAGAACAAATTGGAATTCCATCCCAACAAATCGATCTAAGAGAAATCAATCAACTTTCAATACTCAAAATATACTCAGGAATTGAAATAATTTATGAAGGCAAACGCGAGGTACTCCCAATAGTAACAGAAATTAGCAACTTAGAATATGATCTTGCAAGCAGCCTGGATAAGCTAATAAATAATACAAAAAAAGTATTAGGACTTGTGTTTGGAGATGCCAAATTAAAAGCAACACACAAAAATTTCATAGAAATAATGCAGAAAGCTTTCAAAACAGAAGTTAAAGAAATAAATCCCAATAATGAAGAATTAAAAGACATAAATGGATTATTTATAATTGGCTCTAAAGAAATAAATGGAGAGACTTTGAGAAAAATTGACGAATTTATTGTTAATAACGGAAAAGTCTTATTTACTACAAGTAAGATTGATTATAATCCTCAAAACCCATATAACACAACTTCAATCAAATCCGAACTTTTCAATCTAATTGAAAGTTACGGCATCAAATATAATGATAATATTATACTTGATAAAAAAGCACCAAGTCTTTTTTTAGGGGGTAATTTTCAAACTTACTACCCATGGATCTTGATTGATAAAAGTAATATCATAGATCTCGGTAATCCCTTACTTAAAAACTTCTATGATGCCATAATTCCTTGGGGTAATTCAATAGATCTGATAGAAACTAAAAACAATGGCGATATAAAATATTTACCCCTATTTGCAAGCTCTAAAGAATCTTGGCAAATTAATGATGAAGAAGTTGCAAGCATAGCTATGCATTCATTTAACGTTCCAAAAACCTTTGAGAAAGAAGATAAGCAAAAAATTCTTGGATATTCAGTTGAAGGACAAATTAAAAGTTTCTATAAAGATAAAAAATCTGAAAATTCAAAAATAATTTTATTAGGCTCAAGCATGATATTTAGTGATTATATGTATAATGGTTCACCCTCAAACTTTGAACTTGCCGGAAGAATTTCTGATTACTTGATGCAAAAGGAAGCGTTTTTTAGCATTAAATCAAGAGAAGTACGTTCAAAATTAAAATTTATAAATTCATCAAAAGAAATGTTAAATGCAAAATTTTCATTAATAATCATAAATTTAATTATATTGCCTATAGCAATAATAATATTTGGACTTATTAGATTTACCAAAAAAAGAAGAATCAATTAA
- a CDS encoding undecaprenyl phosphate translocase family protein has protein sequence MISIYIKGLLIGIASIIPGVSGGTLALMLGIYYNIINSSANLIKLKKVKENTFFLGILSLGILTSTTILAKIFKSYILDGAIRETYLNVFFTGLITGSIFTLKKEIDTKTKINKHKESTKHLLFSIGLLTTLFLLILQTYDISLNISAYQDKNSIKYYLLIISSGIIGGSAMILPGISGSLILLSLGTYKEIINIISQLNIKLCITLGISTIIGTGITILIIKQTIDKHIVKFLYLSTGLIMGSIINMLFAITKLNVQHNLITYLSLSTLFITGIYINKLLMDKSSNLKILNTENRT, from the coding sequence ATGATAAGTATTTATATAAAAGGTTTACTAATTGGTATTGCAAGTATAATACCAGGAGTTTCGGGGGGCACTCTAGCCTTAATGCTAGGGATTTACTACAATATAATAAATTCATCTGCAAATTTAATAAAATTAAAAAAGGTAAAAGAAAACACATTTTTTCTTGGAATATTATCACTTGGCATATTAACTTCAACAACCATCCTTGCAAAAATATTTAAAAGCTATATTTTAGATGGAGCAATAAGAGAAACATACTTAAATGTATTTTTTACAGGATTAATCACAGGAAGCATATTCACATTAAAAAAAGAAATAGATACAAAAACAAAAATTAACAAGCATAAAGAAAGTACAAAACATTTATTATTTTCAATTGGATTGCTCACTACACTATTTTTATTGATACTGCAAACTTACGATATATCACTAAATATATCAGCATATCAAGATAAAAATTCGATTAAATATTACTTACTCATTATTAGTTCAGGAATAATAGGTGGCAGTGCAATGATCCTACCGGGCATCTCAGGTTCACTCATATTGTTAAGTCTTGGAACTTATAAAGAAATCATCAACATCATTTCACAACTCAATATAAAACTATGCATAACACTTGGAATATCCACAATAATAGGAACAGGAATTACAATACTAATAATCAAACAAACAATAGACAAGCATATTGTAAAATTTCTCTATTTATCTACAGGTTTAATCATGGGATCAATCATAAATATGCTATTTGCCATAACAAAACTCAACGTACAACATAATTTAATAACTTACCTATCTTTAAGTACCCTATTTATTACAGGAATTTACATAAATAAACTACTTATGGATAAATCAAGCAATTTGAAAATCTTAAATACCGAAAACCGGACTTGA
- a CDS encoding LysM peptidoglycan-binding domain-containing M23 family metallopeptidase yields MTKFAILLGFVLFFLQFDCAYSYLVINNFSNKDPIFYDLKSKIAKYNKRVQIPLFIYSYKVKEGDTFFKIANKVNGWQTSISTINLLDSPFLKAGEEILIPSKKGIFIIDNREHRFNSLLLATRDLTKAEKIKVRQNNKIYEFYFFDSLIQPELSYLSSTEMLFFLNSDFILPLKGFIISSDFGFRADPFTGVKNFHKGIDLAAPMNSLVFCSSYGVVVVVDYNDIYGNFVVVEHKNNIKSFYGHLSSYIVRKGDVLRTGDIVGRVGQTGRSTGPHLHFEILKKDEPINPIRILK; encoded by the coding sequence TTGACTAAATTTGCTATTTTATTAGGATTTGTCTTATTCTTTTTACAGTTTGATTGTGCCTATTCTTATCTTGTGATAAATAATTTTTCAAATAAAGATCCTATTTTTTATGATCTTAAGTCAAAAATTGCTAAATATAATAAAAGAGTACAAATTCCTTTATTTATTTATTCATATAAAGTTAAAGAAGGTGATACTTTTTTTAAGATTGCAAATAAGGTAAATGGTTGGCAAACTAGCATTTCAACAATTAATTTATTAGATTCTCCTTTTTTAAAGGCAGGAGAAGAAATCTTAATTCCTAGTAAAAAAGGCATTTTTATTATTGATAATAGGGAACATAGATTTAATAGTTTACTTTTAGCAACAAGGGATTTAACAAAAGCAGAAAAGATAAAGGTTAGACAAAACAATAAGATTTATGAGTTTTATTTTTTTGATTCTTTGATACAACCAGAGTTAAGTTACCTCTCAAGCACAGAAATGCTTTTCTTTTTGAATTCTGATTTTATTTTGCCTTTAAAGGGCTTTATTATTAGCTCTGATTTTGGATTTAGAGCAGATCCGTTTACTGGTGTTAAAAATTTTCATAAAGGTATAGATCTTGCAGCTCCAATGAATTCTTTGGTTTTTTGCTCATCTTATGGAGTTGTAGTTGTAGTTGACTATAATGATATTTATGGCAATTTTGTTGTAGTTGAACATAAAAACAATATTAAATCCTTTTATGGCCATCTTAGTTCTTATATTGTAAGGAAAGGAGATGTTTTAAGAACAGGGGATATTGTTGGTAGAGTAGGTCAAACTGGTCGTTCAACAGGTCCCCATTTGCATTTTGAAATATTGAAAAAAGATGAACCTATTAATCCTATTAGGATTTTGAAGTAG
- a CDS encoding ABC transporter permease — protein MLLNAIISTFFCISLLNIFSNNNSNIPFIQKNIFKDYLEYIGILKSIESYKLIYDFDPNIPLSKSYFVKHIASNLYIVYETKYKGIIWGTPHNSPLTNGKSPMKTIFSKMKNTLKISIPGIVLSYVIAIFFIIIWTLFIKNKILNNILEYIMLCLHSLPRNLTVILIVSLLYYLKVNPKNLIIGGFAWFFSFFIFNAVIFKQSLDKNLSEFYIISAKSRGIKIFKIITVHALIPSLVPLITNLRPTLATAFLGSSFIEIMFGIDGIGALTINAIKNNDYIVYRDLLFVGVFIMLIPNLITDILTYNVNPYKDVLE, from the coding sequence ATGTTGCTTAATGCTATTATATCAACATTTTTTTGCATATCATTGCTAAACATATTTTCTAATAATAATTCAAACATCCCATTTATACAAAAGAATATATTTAAAGATTATTTGGAATATATTGGAATACTTAAGAGCATCGAAAGCTATAAATTAATATACGACTTTGACCCAAACATTCCCCTAAGCAAAAGTTATTTTGTTAAACATATTGCAAGTAACTTATACATAGTTTATGAAACAAAGTATAAAGGAATAATATGGGGAACACCTCACAATTCCCCTCTTACAAACGGTAAATCACCAATGAAAACAATTTTTAGCAAAATGAAAAATACATTAAAAATATCAATACCAGGTATCGTACTGTCTTATGTCATAGCCATTTTTTTTATTATCATTTGGACTTTATTTATAAAAAACAAAATTTTAAATAATATTTTAGAATACATAATGTTATGCTTGCATTCACTACCAAGAAATCTGACTGTAATATTAATCGTTTCTCTACTCTACTATCTAAAAGTAAATCCAAAAAATTTAATAATAGGTGGATTTGCATGGTTTTTTTCATTTTTCATATTTAATGCAGTCATTTTTAAACAATCCCTAGACAAAAATTTATCCGAATTTTATATAATATCTGCAAAATCAAGGGGAATAAAAATTTTTAAAATAATAACAGTCCATGCATTAATTCCCTCTTTAGTTCCATTAATTACCAATCTTAGACCTACTCTAGCAACAGCTTTCTTGGGTTCCTCTTTTATTGAAATAATGTTTGGAATTGATGGAATTGGGGCTCTAACAATTAATGCAATAAAAAATAATGATTATATTGTTTATAGAGATTTGTTATTCGTTGGTGTATTTATTATGCTCATACCAAATTTAATAACAGATATTCTAACATATAATGTTAATCCCTATAAGGACGTACTAGAATAA
- a CDS encoding ABC transporter permease: MKIDLRQSLALSKKELKVLFGTLTAYVVMLFFLIFINFSFIFLSGFFIKDNASLMSYFSSMPIILMLVLPALSMGVFSEEHKTGSIELLYALPISPQEIVLGKFITLKIFTLILFALTLPLTIMTIFMGEFDLSIIFLQYLGIILYSYSVLSMGVFISSITRSQIVSYILSVFILIIIVFSGKLVMIFGKDNIFGQILNFISITNHFSYFNMGILNLSDLIYFITFSVTFLMLSSYSIRLKKWR; this comes from the coding sequence ATGAAAATAGATCTAAGACAATCCTTAGCTTTGTCAAAAAAAGAATTAAAAGTTTTATTTGGCACACTAACTGCATATGTTGTAATGTTATTTTTTCTAATATTTATAAATTTTTCTTTTATTTTTTTATCAGGATTTTTTATTAAAGACAATGCATCATTAATGTCTTATTTCTCATCAATGCCTATCATTTTAATGTTAGTGCTTCCAGCTCTCAGTATGGGAGTATTCTCAGAAGAGCATAAAACAGGAAGCATTGAATTACTTTATGCACTACCAATAAGTCCACAAGAGATAGTACTTGGCAAATTTATCACACTTAAGATATTTACATTAATACTTTTTGCTCTCACACTACCACTAACAATAATGACAATTTTCATGGGCGAATTTGACCTTAGTATAATATTTCTTCAATATTTAGGAATAATACTTTATTCTTACTCAGTGCTTAGCATGGGAGTATTTATATCATCTATTACTAGAAGTCAAATAGTGTCTTACATACTAAGTGTATTTATCTTAATCATAATAGTCTTTTCAGGAAAGTTAGTAATGATATTTGGAAAAGACAATATATTTGGACAAATACTCAACTTTATCTCAATTACTAATCATTTTAGTTACTTTAATATGGGAATATTAAACTTATCAGATCTTATCTACTTCATTACATTTTCAGTTACATTTTTGATGTTAAGTTCATATAGCATAAGATTAAAAAAATGGAGATAA